The following proteins come from a genomic window of Trifolium pratense cultivar HEN17-A07 linkage group LG4, ARS_RC_1.1, whole genome shotgun sequence:
- the LOC123881846 gene encoding putative disease resistance protein RGA1, giving the protein MADALLGVAFENLISLLQNEFSIISGISSKAQKLSTNLELIKAVLEDAEKKQLTDRSIKVWLQQLKDAVYVLDDILDECSIKSNRLKGSSAFKPKNIILRHKIGNRLKEISSRFDEIADKKNKFLLQEGVTAKELTVEVAEWRQTSSIIAEPNVYGREDDKEKIVDFLINQGSNSNSLSVYPIVGLGGVGKTTLAQLVFNDQRVRSTTNFDTKIWVCVSEAFSVKRILCSIIESINSEKCDALDLEVIQRKAQELLQGKRFLLVLDDVWNKNEELKFGLSQEKWNQLKSVLSSGSKGSSCLVSTRDEVVASIMGTCQAHHLSGLTESECWLLFKQYAFGHDREEQVELVEIGKDIAKKCGGLPLAAQALGSLMRSRSGEKEWLEIKESNLWDSQSDNYVLPALMLSYSYLTPTLKQCFSFCALFPKDTLMWKEELIHLWMANGFISSRKSLEVEDVGSMIWNELCQKSFFQDIKMDTYYGDISFKMHDLVHDLAQSIMGQECFHLESANKISLSKSTHHISVHLDDLLSIDEGAFKKVESLRTLYELERYSESKHHYFPTNRFLRVLSTSFINVVPSLGSLIHLRYLGLSDLDIESLPDSIYNLQKLEILKIKFCDKLSCLPKRLACLQNLRHLVIRYCYSLSRLFPNIGKISCLRTLSLYIVSLEKGNSLAELRDLNLGGELSIKGLENVGSLSEAQEANLMCKKDLKELLLSWSGDTNAEQVLEGLQPHSNLKRLRIDDYEGLLLPSWISILSNLVSLNLWNCKKCVRLPSFGKLQSLKRLEVWKMDNLKYLDDECQDGMEERVFPSLEVLHLIGLPNIEGLLKVERGEMFPCLSELIIEHCPKLALPCLPSVKKLTVWQCNNELLRSISNFCCLTRLTLSGGVEGITSFPEGMFTNLTFLQTLKIFQFSKLKELPNEPFNLALEHLSISDCDELESLPELIWENLQSLRSLQIVNCKGLRCLPEGIRNLTSLESLDIQECPTLKERCKEGTGEDWDKIAHIPNLNIW; this is encoded by the coding sequence ATGGCTGATGCTTTACTTGGAGTTGCGTTTGAGAATTTGATATCTCTTCTTCAAAATGAATTTTCAATCATTTCTGGAATCAGTTCAAAGGCTCAAAAGCTATCAACTAACTTAGAACTGATCAAGGCAGTACTTGAAGATGCTGAGAAGAAACAACTCACAGACCGCTCTATTAAGGTATGGTTACAACAACTCAAAGATGCTGTATATGTGCTTGATGATATCCTTGATGAGTGTTCCATTAAATCCAATCGACTTAAGGGCTCATCCGCTTTCAAACCAAAGAATATCATTTTACGCCACAAGATTGGAAACAGGTTGAAAGAAATTTCAAGCAGATTCGATGAAATTGCTGACAAGAAGAACAAGTTTCTTCTCCAAGAGGGTGTTACTGCTAAGGAATTGACAGTTGAAGTGGCTGAATGGCGTCAAACAAGCTCAATTATTGCTGAACCAAATGTGTATGGACGAGAAGATGATAAAGAGAAGATTGTCGACTTTCTTATCAACCAAGGGAGCAACTCTAACTCCCTTTCCGTCTATCCCATTGTTGGCTTAGGAGGTGTTGGAAAAACAACTCTCGCTCAATTGGTCTTCAATGATCAAAGGGTGAGGAGTACCACCAACTTCGATACAAAGATATGGGTTTGTGTTTCTGAAGCTTTCTCGGTCAAGAGGATTCTATGTTCCATTATAGAATCTATCAACAGTGAGAAATGTGATGCCTTGGATTTAGAGGTAATACAAAGAAAGGCGCAAGAACTATTGCAAggtaaaagatttttgctagTTTTAGATGACGTTTGGAACAAAAATGAAGAACTGAAATTCGGATTGAGCCAAGAGAAATGGAACCAGCTGAAATCAGTGTTGTCCAGTGGATCCAAAGGTAGTTCTTGTTTAGTTTCCACTCGTGATGAGGTTGTTGCATCAATCATGGGAACATGTCAAGCTCATCATTTGTCTGGCCTCACTGAAAGTGAATGTTGGTTGTTATTCAAACAATATGCATTTGGACATGACAGAGAAGAACAAGTAGAGCTCGTGGAAATAGGCAAAGATATAGCAAAAAAGTGCGGGGGATTGCCTCTTGCTGCACAAGCATTGGGAAGTCTAATGCGCTCAAGGAGTGGAGAAAAAGAATGGTTGGAAATTAAAGAAAGTAACCTTTGGGATTCACAGAGTGACAATTATGTTTTGCCAGCCTTGATGTTGAGCTATTCTTATTTAACGCCGACTTTAAAGCAATGTTTCTCTTTTTGTGCTCTATTTCCGAAAGATACATTAATGTGGAAGGAAGAATTGATTCATCTTTGGATGGCTAATGGATTTATTTCATCTAGGAAAAGTTTGGAGGTTGAAGATGTTGGCAGCATGATTTGGAATGAACTATGCCAAAAATCATTCTTTCAAGACATTAAGATGGATACATATTATGGAGACATTTCTTTCAAGATGCATGATCTTGTCCATGATCTTGCTCAATCAATAATGGGGCAAGAATGTTTCCATTTGGAGTCTGCAAACAAGATCAGTTTGTCAAAAAGCACACACCACATAAGTGTTCACCTCGATGACTTGTTATCAATCGATGAGGGTGCCTTCAAAAAAGTTGAATCTTTGCGAACTTTGTATGAGTTGGAACGATATAGTGAAAGCAAACATCATTACTTCCCAACAAATCGTTTTCTTCGAGTTTTAAGCACATCCTTTATCAATGTTGTGCCATCATTAGGGAGTTTAATTCATTTAAGGTATTTGGGACTTAGTGACCTTGACATAGAATCGTTACCTGACTCTATTTACAACTTACAAAAATTGGAAatcttgaaaataaaattttgtgataAACTGAGTTGTCTTCCAAAACGCTTGGCTTGCTTACAAAATCTTAGACATCTAGTCATTAGATATTGTTATTCGTTGTCTCGCTTGTTTCCAAACATTGGAAAAATATCTTGCCTAAGAACATTAAGTTTATACATTGTTAGTTTAGAGAAAGGTAATAGCTTGGCAGAGTTACGTGATCTAAACCTAGGTGGAGAACTGAGTATTAAAGGCTTAGAAAATGTTGGCAGTTTATCTGAAGCTCAAGAAGCCAATTTGATGTGTAAAAAAGACCTCAAAGAATTATTGTTGTCATGGTCTGGAGATACAAATGCTGAGCAAGTACTTGAAGGGCTTCAACCTCACTCAAACCTCAAGAGGTTGAGAATAGATGACTATGAAGGATTATTGTTACCAAGTTGGATAAGTATTCTTAGTAATTTAGTTTCTCTTAATCTTTGGAATTGCAAGAAATGTGTGCGGCTTCCATCATTTGGTAAACTACAATCTCTAAAAAGATTGGAAGTATGGAAGATGGATAATCTAAAATACTTGGATGATGAGTGTCAAGATGGTATGGAGGAGAGAGTTTTCCCATCTCTGGAGGTACTCCATTTAATAGGGTTACCAAACATAGAGGGGTTATTGAAAGTGGAAAGAGGGGAGATGTTTCCTTGTCTTTCTGAATTGATAATCGAACATTGCCCTAAACTTGCACTGCCGTGTCTTCCATCTGTTAAAAAACTCACTGTATGGCAATGTAACAATGAGTTACTGAGGTCAATCTCTAACTTCTGCTGTCTTACTCGTCTTACCCTTTCTGGAGGCGTTGAAGGAATAACATCCTTCCCAGAGGGGATGTTCACAAACCTTACTTTTCTTCAAACtctaaaaatatttcaattctcAAAATTGAAGGAGTTACCAAATGAACCCTTTAACCTAGCTTTAGAGCATCTCTCTATCTCTGACTGTGATGAGCTTGAGTCTTTACCAGAGCTAATTTGGGAAAATCTACAATCCCTTCGATCTCTACAGATTGTCAATTGTAAAGGATTGCGATGCTTGCCGGAGGGTATTCGAAACCTCACTTCTCTTGAGAGTTTGGATATTCAAGAATGCCCAACATTAAAGGAACGATGCAAGGAGGGAACAGGGGAGGACTGGGACAAGATAGCACATATTCCAAATTTAAACATCTGGTGA